ACCGACCCCTGGTTGATAATATAGCCACGATCACATACGGCGAGCGTTTCCCGGACATTGTGGTCGGAAATAACCACACCGATCCCCTTTTTTCTCAATTTAAATATAATTTCCTGAATATCCGCTACGGCCAAAGGGTCGATCCCCGCGAACGGCTCATCCAAGAGAATATACCGGGGTGATGTGACAAGGGCCCGTGTTATCTCTACCCTCCGGCGCTCTCCCCCGGAAAGGGAATAGGCATAGTTGTCCGCCAAACCCGTGAGATCCAGTTCCTGCAGAAGTTCCTCCAAACGCTTGTGGCGTTCTTTCCCGGACAATGCCAAGGTTTCGAGGATCGCCATGATGTTTTCTCGTACGGTGAGCTTGCGGAAAACCGACGGTTCCTGGGGCAGATAATTCAGTCCTTTCCGAGCCCGCTGGTACATGGGTTCGACGGTGACATCTTCTCCGTTCAAGAAGATCTTCCCGCCATCCGGTTTGATCAAACCCACAATCATGTAAAATGTGGTGGTTTTTCCGGCACCGTTCGGCCCAAGAAGACCAACCACTTCACCCGATTTAACGGTTAAATCAACTTGGTTGACAACCCTCCTGCCTTTGTATTTTTTGACGAGTCCCTGTGCTTCCAGCAATTCCATAAATCCGCCATTCATCCGCTCATGGCAACCGGGATATGGCTCCGGCAAGTCCTTGACCGCACTCCGTCACTATGGTTTCGTCTCTTTTTTTCTAGACGGGAAAATCGTAGCATTCACCCGCTGCTTGGTGCTGCTTTCCACAATACCCCGGTTTTCGTTTAAAAACACCACGACCCGATCACCCCGGATGACATTTTCCCC
This Deltaproteobacteria bacterium DNA region includes the following protein-coding sequences:
- the lptB gene encoding LPS export ABC transporter ATP-binding protein — protein: MELLEAQGLVKKYKGRRVVNQVDLTVKSGEVVGLLGPNGAGKTTTFYMIVGLIKPDGGKIFLNGEDVTVEPMYQRARKGLNYLPQEPSVFRKLTVRENIMAILETLALSGKERHKRLEELLQELDLTGLADNYAYSLSGGERRRVEITRALVTSPRYILLDEPFAGIDPLAVADIQEIIFKLRKKGIGVVISDHNVRETLAVCDRGYIINQGSVLVEGGPQEIARCEMARKIYFGENFDFELKDKHALIS